The DNA segment CGAAAGCTGAAGGGGCTGACGCAAAAGGAGCTGGCCGAGCGGCTCGGCGTTTCCGTCGCCGTGCTTGGGTCCGTCGAACGGGGCGTGCGTCGGCCGTCGTCCCATCTGCTCAACGCCATCGCGGCTGCGCTGCAGGTTCCCGTGGAGGAGCTCACCAGCGGAGGAAAGAAGTAAGGGAAGGCGGCGGCTTGCGGGCGATCCCGCTTGTCGGTAAAATGATGGAGAACAGCGGGGAAAGGAGGGATTCCGCCATGACGCTCCGCATCGGCAACGTGGAATTGGATAACAACGTCGTGCTGGCACCCATGGCCGGGGTGTGCAATCCGGCTTTCCGCCTCATCGCCAAGGAATTCGGCTGCGGCCTGGTGTGCGCCGAGATGGTGAGCGACAAGGGCATCGTCTACGGCAATCGGAAGACGTTGCAGATGCTGTATGTCGACGAGCGCGAACGGCCCCTTTCCCTGCAGATTTTCGGTGGGGACAAGGAAACGCTGGTGGAAGCGGCGAAATATGTCGACCAATATACGAACGCCGACATCATCGACATCAACATGGGCTGCCCGGTGCCCAAGATCGTCAATTGCGACGCCGGGGCCAAGTGGCTCCTCTATCCGGAGCGGATTGAGGACCTCATTCGCAGCATCACCCGGGTGGTTCGCAAGCCGGTTACGGTGAAGATGCGCATCGGCTGGGACGAAGACCACATCTACGTCGTCGACAACGCCAAGGCCGTCGAAGCCGGCGGCGGCGCGGCGGTCACCGTCCACGGCCGGACGCGCAAGCAGATGTACACGGGCAAAGCCAATTGGGACTACATCCGCCAGGTGAAAGAGGCGGTGCGCATTCCCGTCATCGGCAACGGCGACGTGAAAACACCGGAAGACGCCAAGCGCATGCTCGACACCACCGGCTGTGACGGCGTGATGATCGGCCGCGCGGCACTGGGGAACCCGTGGATGCTGTACCGCACCGTTCATTACCTCAAGACGGGGGAACTGTTGCCCGAACCGACGCCGCGCGAGAAGGTGGAGATCGCCCTTCTGCACATGGACCGCTTGATCCAGCTGAAGGGCGAGACGGTCGGCGTGCGCGAGATGCGCAAACATGCCGCGTGGTACCTGAAGGGGCTTCCCGGCGCGGCGAAGGTGAAGGACCTTGTCAACCAGCAGGAAACGCGCGAAGGCATGGCCCGCGTGTTGCTGGAGTACGTGGAGGCGC comes from the Calditerricola satsumensis genome and includes:
- a CDS encoding helix-turn-helix domain-containing protein, whose protein sequence is METHRLGNRIRAYRKLKGLTQKELAERLGVSVAVLGSVERGVRRPSSHLLNAIAAALQVPVEELTSGGKK
- the dusB gene encoding tRNA dihydrouridine synthase DusB, translated to MTLRIGNVELDNNVVLAPMAGVCNPAFRLIAKEFGCGLVCAEMVSDKGIVYGNRKTLQMLYVDERERPLSLQIFGGDKETLVEAAKYVDQYTNADIIDINMGCPVPKIVNCDAGAKWLLYPERIEDLIRSITRVVRKPVTVKMRIGWDEDHIYVVDNAKAVEAGGGAAVTVHGRTRKQMYTGKANWDYIRQVKEAVRIPVIGNGDVKTPEDAKRMLDTTGCDGVMIGRAALGNPWMLYRTVHYLKTGELLPEPTPREKVEIALLHMDRLIQLKGETVGVREMRKHAAWYLKGLPGAAKVKDLVNQQETREGMARVLLEYVEALEKKQEVQEAVPVA